From one Vicinamibacterales bacterium genomic stretch:
- a CDS encoding ADOP family duplicated permease — protein sequence MELLWLDVRASARTLMRNRAFSAVAIATLALGIGGVSLVFSITAGLLADAIPYQRANEICILQPSLSDWRLFELMGSDPGPFASVAAYNERAANLADATGAERILVGRVTPTFLSLTGTRTAVGRGFSKDDFQPRQPTVLLLTDAFWRRRFGASLRAVGQTLTLDDRAYTIIGVIAPPFRAPEDLPSARSLAARIGADVLLPLTGNPQARDPASTDRMWRGVDVLVRLRPGANVDQGRSHLGTLARQLSGRLGPGLGHTLVRLPDYVAGDLPRQLALLGAAVTLLLVVAGTNVAHLLLARGLARRQEMAIRSALGAARRHLMQCSLTDALLLSLCGGVLGVCFAWAGEASVVGLAGEWLSRTDRVRVDGRVLAFTALVSLLAGLGVGLVPGLHVSRIDPLPLLNGGMGSRGQMKQGWLRTLLVVTQIALSLTLLIGGGLLAKDFLRATWLDLGFDPAGVLVGELSLSRVAYAEPEQGNAFFRKVLDRTMAIPGVQAAALTNSAPGGPSMASVNIRVRRNDVAEETPEADEQCEVVAGAYFATLAIPMRAGRPLDERDRRTAEPVVVTNEQFARKYWGGTGFAINQQVLVGERGYRVVGVAGNVQDLEAPAQPRIYFAYEQFAAWSPQMTLLLRVTEGPKTLAAPLTRTVAELNRLQPIYDVRPLKEIVVGPLARRAVLAALIAVFGLVTIIVACVGVYGATSCAVAERRREIAIRLALGASVSRVVATIALRGGMAVLCGLVLGIGVALSLTSLMRAHLVGVTHTDVGTYAVVTLLVAVVGLGGSVAPVVKVVRGQPLAALHSD from the coding sequence ATGGAACTCCTGTGGCTAGACGTACGCGCCAGTGCTCGAACGCTGATGAGGAACCGGGCCTTCTCGGCGGTCGCCATCGCCACCTTGGCGCTCGGGATCGGCGGCGTGAGTCTCGTCTTCAGCATCACGGCCGGGCTCCTGGCTGACGCGATTCCGTACCAGCGCGCCAACGAAATCTGCATCCTTCAGCCCAGCCTCTCCGATTGGCGGCTGTTCGAGCTGATGGGGAGTGACCCCGGGCCATTCGCAAGTGTGGCGGCGTATAACGAGCGAGCGGCAAACTTGGCGGACGCAACAGGGGCAGAGCGGATTCTCGTCGGACGGGTCACGCCGACGTTTCTGTCGCTCACCGGCACCCGCACGGCGGTGGGCCGAGGGTTCTCGAAAGACGACTTCCAGCCCCGCCAGCCGACGGTTCTGCTCCTCACGGATGCTTTCTGGCGGCGCAGGTTTGGCGCGTCTCTTCGCGCCGTCGGCCAGACCCTGACTCTCGACGACCGTGCGTACACCATCATCGGGGTGATCGCGCCGCCGTTCAGGGCTCCGGAGGACCTGCCCTCCGCGCGCAGCCTGGCTGCTCGCATCGGCGCGGATGTGCTGCTGCCGCTGACCGGAAACCCCCAGGCACGGGATCCCGCGAGCACCGACCGCATGTGGCGCGGTGTGGACGTGCTGGTTCGACTGCGGCCGGGAGCCAACGTGGACCAGGGGCGAAGTCACCTTGGTACGCTCGCCCGCCAGTTGTCGGGACGGCTGGGGCCAGGGCTCGGCCACACGTTGGTGCGCCTGCCCGATTATGTCGCGGGCGATCTCCCGAGACAACTCGCCCTCCTGGGAGCGGCCGTGACGCTGCTCCTGGTGGTCGCGGGCACCAACGTCGCGCACCTCCTGCTCGCGCGAGGCCTCGCGCGTCGGCAGGAGATGGCCATACGAAGTGCGCTTGGCGCAGCCCGCAGACACCTGATGCAGTGCAGTCTGACCGACGCCCTGCTCCTGAGTCTCTGTGGAGGGGTGCTCGGTGTCTGCTTCGCCTGGGCGGGAGAAGCCAGTGTGGTGGGTCTTGCCGGCGAGTGGTTGTCCAGGACCGATCGCGTTCGTGTCGATGGCCGAGTGCTCGCGTTCACGGCGCTCGTGTCCCTCCTCGCGGGGTTGGGCGTGGGCCTCGTTCCGGGTCTCCACGTCTCGCGGATCGATCCTCTTCCGCTGTTGAACGGTGGAATGGGCTCGCGCGGGCAGATGAAACAGGGCTGGCTGCGTACGCTCCTCGTGGTGACGCAGATCGCGCTCTCCCTGACGCTCCTGATTGGCGGCGGTCTCCTCGCCAAGGACTTCCTGCGAGCGACCTGGCTCGACCTCGGGTTCGATCCCGCCGGCGTCCTGGTTGGTGAACTGTCACTCAGTCGCGTGGCATACGCCGAACCGGAGCAGGGGAACGCGTTCTTTCGGAAGGTCCTCGACCGAACCATGGCGATCCCCGGCGTCCAGGCGGCCGCTCTCACCAACAGCGCGCCTGGGGGGCCATCGATGGCCTCCGTGAACATTCGCGTCCGGCGTAATGATGTCGCCGAGGAAACACCCGAAGCGGACGAGCAGTGCGAGGTCGTCGCGGGAGCCTACTTTGCCACGCTGGCCATTCCGATGCGGGCAGGCCGGCCGCTCGATGAACGCGATCGCCGCACCGCCGAGCCTGTCGTCGTGACGAACGAGCAGTTCGCTCGAAAGTACTGGGGCGGGACCGGCTTCGCGATCAACCAACAGGTTCTGGTCGGGGAGAGGGGATACCGCGTTGTCGGTGTGGCCGGCAATGTTCAAGACCTGGAGGCGCCGGCCCAGCCGCGCATCTACTTCGCGTATGAGCAGTTCGCTGCATGGTCCCCGCAGATGACGCTGCTCCTGCGCGTGACCGAAGGCCCCAAGACATTGGCAGCCCCCTTGACGAGAACCGTGGCGGAGCTGAACCGCCTGCAACCGATCTACGACGTGCGGCCGCTCAAGGAGATCGTGGTTGGACCGCTGGCGCGACGGGCCGTCCTCGCTGCCCTGATCGCCGTGTTTGGACTGGTCACCATCATCGTGGCGTGCGTGGGCGTGTACGGCGCGACATCGTGTGCGGTCGCGGAGCGCCGTCGGGAGATCGCGATTCGCCTGGCGCTCGGCGCATCGGTCAGCCGAGTGGTGGCGACGATCGCCCTGCGGGGCGGGATGGCGGTACTCTGCGGTCTAGTTCTCGGGATCGGGGTTGCGCTCTCTCTCACCTCACTTATGCGCGCACACCTGGTCGGGGTTACGCATACCGACGTTGGGACCTACGCCGTCGTGACGCTGCTGGTCGCGGTGGTGGGATTGGGTGGTAGCGTAGCCCCGGTGGTCAAAGTCGTCCGAGGGCAGCCACTGGCTGCGTTGCATTCCGACTGA
- a CDS encoding serine/threonine-protein kinase, producing the protein MGAVYEAEQGFPQRTVALKVIRAGFATSEMIRRFENEAQALGRLQHTGIAQIYEAGTAETPSGRQPYIAMELVNGQSLLDYCHTHRLDVRQRLELMAKICDAVLHAHQRALIHRDLKPANILVDESGQPHILDFGVARLTDPDACVTLQTSVGEIVGTLAYMSPEQVLGDPAEIDTRSDVYALGVILYEVLAGKRPYEIGRQLTEVVRTIREEEPSALRVVNRAYRGDIEIIVGKALEKDKTRRYASAAELAGDLRRHMRDEPITARPPSASYQLRKFARRHKALVLGAAAVVMALVLGVLASTWEAVKARRAEAKATQQSAIAKAVTDFLQHDVLAQASAKAQAGQSARPDPDLKVRTALDRAAARIDGKFGNQPEVEAAIRETMGKTYAELAQYGESRKQLEHTLELERRIWGPEDPRTLNTVNQLGRTAWHEGKFAEAETLLRGALEIERRISGPEHPDTLSCMNNLGNVYRAQGKDSQAEAIYSQNLEIQRRVLGPEHPDTVISMNNLANVYWTRGKYGQAEALYSRNLEIQRRVLGPEHPDTVLSMGNLADTYVRQGKYAQAEPLFGQTLEISRRVLGQEHPATLSYLADCASMYQRRGDFALAETLAAQVLAGRRRALGLDHPDNRPSASDLALAYVSQGKFVEGERLAREALAINERNDPDGWQRFRAKSLLGASLAGEKRYAEAQPLLLEGYQGMLARQDRTAISDRYHLELALQWLAHLYQAWGKPDKAAEWSKK; encoded by the coding sequence ATGGGTGCTGTCTACGAGGCGGAACAGGGGTTTCCGCAACGCACCGTCGCGCTGAAGGTGATCCGCGCAGGATTCGCCACCAGCGAGATGATTCGCCGCTTCGAGAACGAGGCGCAGGCGCTGGGGCGGCTGCAGCACACCGGCATCGCCCAAATCTATGAAGCGGGCACGGCCGAGACACCTTCCGGGCGCCAGCCGTACATCGCCATGGAGTTGGTGAATGGGCAGTCGCTGCTCGACTATTGCCACACCCACCGGCTCGACGTGCGGCAGCGGCTGGAGTTGATGGCGAAGATCTGTGATGCCGTCCTGCACGCCCATCAGCGCGCGCTAATCCATCGCGACCTCAAGCCCGCCAACATTCTTGTCGACGAATCGGGACAGCCGCACATCCTGGACTTCGGCGTGGCGCGGCTCACAGACCCGGACGCGTGCGTCACCCTGCAGACAAGCGTCGGCGAAATTGTCGGGACACTGGCTTACATGAGTCCGGAGCAGGTGCTGGGAGATCCGGCGGAGATCGATACGCGCAGCGACGTGTATGCGCTGGGGGTGATCCTCTACGAGGTGCTCGCAGGCAAACGACCGTACGAGATTGGACGTCAGCTGACCGAGGTGGTGCGAACCATCCGCGAGGAAGAACCGAGCGCGCTGAGAGTCGTGAATCGCGCGTATCGCGGCGACATCGAGATCATCGTCGGCAAGGCCCTGGAGAAGGACAAGACGCGGCGTTACGCGTCGGCCGCCGAGCTGGCGGGGGACCTGCGCCGCCATATGCGCGACGAGCCCATCACCGCGCGCCCGCCCAGCGCCTCGTACCAACTGCGGAAGTTCGCGCGACGCCACAAGGCGTTGGTGCTGGGCGCGGCGGCGGTGGTCATGGCGCTGGTGCTGGGCGTCCTTGCCAGCACCTGGGAAGCGGTGAAAGCGCGGCGGGCGGAAGCGAAAGCCACGCAGCAGTCCGCCATCGCCAAGGCGGTGACCGACTTCTTGCAGCACGATGTGCTGGCACAGGCCAGTGCGAAAGCCCAAGCCGGGCAGAGCGCCAGACCCGATCCCGACCTCAAGGTGAGAACGGCCCTGGACCGGGCCGCGGCCCGCATCGACGGGAAGTTCGGCAACCAGCCGGAAGTGGAGGCCGCGATTCGGGAGACGATGGGGAAGACGTATGCCGAGCTCGCGCAGTACGGGGAATCCCGGAAGCAGCTGGAGCATACGCTGGAATTGGAGCGCCGGATTTGGGGTCCCGAGGACCCACGGACGCTCAACACCGTGAACCAGCTGGGACGTACGGCCTGGCACGAAGGCAAGTTCGCCGAGGCGGAGACGCTGCTCCGCGGGGCCCTCGAGATCGAGCGGCGGATCTCGGGGCCGGAGCATCCCGACACGCTGTCGTGCATGAACAACCTGGGCAACGTCTACCGGGCGCAGGGTAAGGACTCGCAGGCCGAGGCAATCTACAGCCAGAACCTGGAGATCCAGCGCCGCGTGCTGGGTCCAGAGCATCCCGACACGGTGATCTCGATGAACAACCTGGCCAACGTCTATTGGACGCGGGGCAAGTACGGACAGGCCGAGGCGCTCTACAGCCGGAACCTGGAGATCCAGCGCCGCGTCCTGGGTCCCGAGCATCCCGACACGGTGCTGTCCATGGGCAATCTCGCCGACACCTACGTCCGGCAGGGCAAATACGCGCAAGCCGAGCCGCTCTTCGGCCAGACCCTGGAGATCAGCCGCCGCGTGCTGGGTCAGGAACATCCGGCGACCCTTTCCTATCTTGCGGATTGTGCATCCATGTACCAACGACGGGGCGATTTTGCCTTGGCTGAGACGCTTGCGGCGCAAGTCCTGGCGGGGCGACGGCGCGCCCTGGGCCTGGACCACCCCGACAACAGGCCATCGGCGTCCGATCTGGCGCTGGCCTACGTCTCGCAAGGGAAGTTCGTGGAGGGTGAGCGTCTCGCGCGCGAGGCCCTGGCGATCAACGAAAGGAATGACCCGGACGGCTGGCAACGATTCCGCGCCAAGAGCCTGCTGGGTGCGAGCCTGGCCGGCGAGAAGAGATACGCCGAGGCGCAACCGCTGCTCCTCGAAGGCTATCAAGGGATGCTGGCGCGTCAGGACCGCACGGCCATCTCCGATCGCTACCATTTGGAGCTGGCCCTTCAATGGCTCGCTCATCTCTATCAGGCCTGGGGCAAACCCGACAAGGCCGCCGAGTGGAGCAAGAAGTAG
- a CDS encoding ABC transporter permease: MNWIENLLRDVRLGAASLARSPGFAAVAVLSLAVGIGAGTAVFSLVQAILLRSLPVPNPQELRILQWSGTDVRVRSFDGNSRQDGNGRIAAEAVSHPAFLSLRAQGAAQADVFGFYPLHDAAVVAAGQAFVADGAMVSANFFSALQVRPQAGRLLTPGEDYEGGGMNVVIGHDFWQRRFGLDPGVLGRSVALNGRAFTVVGVLEPGFNGLQPGQASDFYVPMSGVSPFLYTSITADWHWFVRTMARLRAGATDTGLAAALDVAFAGETAAVLKRPKILVEPGHAGLANDREHYRKPLLLMLSAVGLVLLVACANLAGLLLARGAARRHEVAVRAALGAGRWRLFQQSLAESLTIALLGGGLGVLLAAWAQPTLVGLLAVDADGLRYDFSLNLPVLAFSLAVSLAAALLAGVLPSIRCGRTDPMNALRGRGSLVGLRLRAGRILVVAQVGLSLLVLTSAGLFVRTLANLARVDAGFSLERLLLVGLNLRGGEYADTNPVQFYERALEAVAAVPGVKGSAVVEFPLLGPGGSSGSFNAFVDGPPAPAGMMQVRRLRVSESFFTTMGVPILRGRALSGADSAEAAKAVVVNEAFIRNYLPDRDPIGVAFATWDAAWTIVGVCRDAKYTDIKEPVSPTAYFSYRQMFYSRFARTHLRTASIAARTALSPLALASEVRQAVARVDPGVAVTMVTTQEEVRDRSIARERLLAIFGGGLAGLALLLSCVGLFGLMAHSVTRRTGEIGLRMALGATRPDVVRSILREALLLAAAGAAVGLPLALALTRLVTSQLFGVKPGDPLSMALALVAVLATAAGAAWIPAWRAQRIEPIEALRYDG; this comes from the coding sequence ATGAATTGGATCGAGAACCTCCTTCGCGACGTGCGACTCGGCGCCGCGTCGCTCGCCAGGTCTCCCGGCTTTGCCGCGGTCGCCGTGTTGTCGCTGGCCGTCGGAATTGGCGCCGGAACGGCCGTCTTCTCCCTCGTGCAGGCGATTCTGCTGCGCTCGCTGCCAGTGCCGAACCCTCAGGAACTGCGCATCCTCCAGTGGTCAGGCACGGATGTTCGCGTGCGCTCGTTCGACGGCAACTCGCGGCAGGACGGGAACGGCCGGATCGCCGCCGAGGCCGTGTCGCACCCGGCGTTCCTGTCCCTGCGGGCGCAGGGTGCCGCGCAGGCCGATGTCTTCGGCTTCTACCCCCTGCACGATGCCGCCGTCGTGGCAGCGGGGCAGGCGTTTGTGGCGGACGGCGCGATGGTGTCGGCCAACTTCTTCTCCGCCCTGCAGGTGCGCCCGCAGGCCGGCCGGCTGCTGACCCCGGGCGAGGATTACGAGGGCGGTGGGATGAATGTCGTCATCGGCCACGACTTCTGGCAGCGCCGCTTCGGCCTCGACCCGGGCGTGCTCGGGCGGTCCGTCGCACTGAACGGCAGGGCGTTCACGGTTGTTGGGGTGCTGGAGCCCGGCTTCAACGGCCTGCAGCCAGGCCAGGCCAGCGATTTCTACGTTCCGATGTCCGGGGTCTCGCCCTTCCTCTACACGTCGATCACCGCGGACTGGCACTGGTTCGTGCGCACCATGGCCAGGCTCCGAGCCGGCGCGACGGACACCGGGCTGGCCGCCGCCCTCGACGTCGCGTTCGCCGGCGAGACGGCGGCCGTGCTCAAGCGGCCGAAGATCCTCGTCGAACCCGGCCACGCCGGCCTTGCCAACGACCGCGAGCACTACCGGAAGCCGCTGCTGCTGATGCTGTCGGCCGTCGGCCTCGTCCTGTTGGTTGCGTGCGCCAATCTCGCCGGCCTGCTGCTCGCCCGCGGGGCGGCTCGTCGGCACGAAGTGGCCGTGCGCGCCGCGCTGGGCGCCGGCCGCTGGCGGCTCTTCCAGCAGTCGCTTGCCGAGAGTCTGACGATCGCGCTGCTCGGCGGCGGCCTCGGCGTCCTGCTGGCGGCCTGGGCGCAGCCCACGCTGGTCGGCCTCCTCGCCGTGGACGCCGATGGACTGCGTTACGACTTCTCGCTGAACCTCCCGGTGCTGGCGTTCAGCCTCGCGGTTTCGCTGGCCGCCGCACTGCTGGCCGGAGTGCTCCCCTCGATTCGGTGCGGGCGGACCGACCCGATGAACGCTCTCAGGGGGCGTGGCTCGCTCGTCGGTCTCCGACTGCGGGCGGGGAGAATTCTCGTCGTCGCGCAGGTCGGCCTCTCGCTGCTGGTCCTGACGAGCGCTGGGCTCTTCGTGCGCACGCTCGCAAACCTGGCCCGCGTGGACGCGGGCTTCAGCCTGGAACGGCTCCTGTTGGTCGGCCTCAACCTCCGCGGAGGGGAGTACGCAGACACCAATCCCGTCCAGTTCTACGAGAGAGCGCTCGAAGCCGTTGCGGCAGTCCCGGGCGTGAAGGGTTCGGCCGTGGTCGAGTTCCCACTGCTCGGTCCGGGCGGATCGTCGGGGAGCTTCAACGCCTTTGTAGACGGCCCGCCGGCGCCTGCGGGGATGATGCAGGTTCGCCGCCTGCGGGTGAGCGAGAGCTTCTTCACCACGATGGGCGTGCCGATCCTGCGCGGACGCGCCCTGAGCGGCGCGGACTCCGCCGAGGCGGCCAAGGCGGTCGTGGTGAACGAGGCGTTCATTCGCAACTACCTTCCCGATCGCGACCCGATCGGCGTGGCATTCGCCACGTGGGACGCCGCGTGGACGATCGTCGGTGTGTGCCGCGACGCGAAATACACCGACATCAAGGAGCCCGTCTCGCCAACGGCGTACTTCTCCTACAGGCAGATGTTCTACTCGCGCTTTGCGCGGACGCACCTGCGCACGGCGTCCATCGCCGCACGAACCGCGCTCTCGCCGCTGGCCCTCGCGTCCGAGGTCCGGCAGGCGGTGGCTCGCGTGGATCCGGGCGTTGCCGTGACGATGGTGACGACGCAGGAAGAGGTGCGGGACCGGAGCATCGCGCGAGAGCGCCTGCTGGCCATCTTCGGCGGCGGCTTGGCGGGCCTGGCGTTGCTGCTGTCGTGTGTCGGCCTCTTCGGCTTGATGGCGCACAGCGTGACGCGCCGAACGGGCGAGATTGGCCTCAGGATGGCGCTTGGCGCCACGCGGCCTGACGTGGTCCGCTCGATCCTGCGAGAGGCATTGCTGCTCGCCGCCGCCGGTGCGGCCGTCGGTCTGCCGCTGGCGCTCGCGCTCACGCGGCTGGTCACGAGTCAGCTGTTCGGCGTGAAGCCCGGCGACCCCTTGTCGATGGCGCTGGCGCTCGTGGCCGTGCTGGCCACCGCCGCCGGGGCGGCGTGGATTCCCGCCTGGCGAGCGCAGCGCATCGAGCCGATCGAGGCACTGAGGTACGACGGTTAG
- a CDS encoding energy transducer TonB codes for MRTITALSIALVLLLVSVGARQTPTPPPFAPGVVRIPQAGVVAPTPTHKVHPKYTPAAEAAKLQGTVTVECVVKVDGTVGDLRVVKSLDTTYGLDDRAVKAAKTWRFTPAKKGTKSIRSVVTLDFDFVIGQ; via the coding sequence ATGCGGACAATCACGGCTCTGTCGATCGCGCTCGTCCTTCTCCTCGTGTCGGTCGGCGCACGTCAGACCCCGACTCCACCGCCCTTTGCACCCGGCGTGGTGAGAATCCCACAAGCAGGAGTCGTCGCTCCGACGCCGACCCACAAGGTGCACCCGAAGTACACACCTGCCGCCGAGGCGGCCAAGCTTCAAGGAACCGTGACGGTGGAGTGTGTGGTCAAGGTCGACGGGACGGTGGGAGACCTACGGGTCGTGAAATCGCTCGACACAACGTACGGTCTGGACGACAGGGCGGTGAAGGCGGCCAAGACCTGGCGATTCACTCCGGCAAAGAAAGGGACGAAATCCATCCGGTCTGTCGTGACACTCGACTTCGATTTCGTCATCGGCCAATAG
- a CDS encoding alcohol dehydrogenase catalytic domain-containing protein produces MRATVMYGAHDVRVEIVPDARLVELTDTLVRVTRACICGSDLWPYNSMTPSETGNRMGHEFVGIVEAVGSDVRRVKKGDLVVAPFAWSDGTCEFCQQGLQTSCLHGGWWGGARLDGGQGEAVRAYIEELLPDVLEGRIEPGRVFDRVTDIHSAARPWNGKQSAAVEVQRDRLSEARAPMAQRAIGR; encoded by the coding sequence ATGCGAGCGACGGTGATGTACGGCGCGCACGATGTCCGGGTCGAAATCGTTCCGGACGCACGGCTCGTCGAGTTGACAGACACTCTCGTTCGAGTGACACGAGCCTGCATCTGTGGGAGCGATCTCTGGCCCTACAACTCGATGACGCCCAGCGAGACCGGCAACCGGATGGGCCACGAATTCGTCGGCATCGTCGAGGCTGTGGGCTCGGACGTTCGAAGGGTGAAGAAGGGCGACCTGGTCGTTGCGCCGTTCGCCTGGTCCGACGGCACGTGCGAGTTCTGCCAACAAGGACTGCAGACCTCCTGCCTGCACGGTGGGTGGTGGGGCGGCGCGCGCCTCGACGGAGGACAAGGCGAGGCGGTGCGCGCCTACATCGAGGAACTCCTGCCCGACGTGCTCGAAGGCCGGATCGAGCCGGGCCGGGTGTTCGATCGGGTGACGGACATCCACAGCGCTGCCCGGCCATGGAATGGAAAGCAGAGCGCGGCGGTTGAGGTCCAGCGCGATCGCCTTTCAGAGGCACGGGCGCCGATGGCGCAGCGTGCTATTGGCCGATGA